Below is a genomic region from Candidatus Methylomirabilota bacterium.
GTAAAGTTTCTCGATTTACCGCCGGAGGAGTACAAGACAGGCCACTACGTGTACCTAACGGTCGATGGGATCGTTCCGATCGTCGAGGGTTTCGAGAACGACTTTGCCGCCGGGACCCTTGTTCGGCACTTCGGCTATGATCTGAGCAGCTACCCCTCACCTGTCGGACCGAACAGCGTCTACGGCCTTCTCAACCAGGTACTCTTCGATCCGGTACTCCCGATTTGGCTAGATAGTGAGGTTCACGGCTACCGTCGCGTTATTAAGGGGTCGCGAAATGCTCTGAATGGCGCCGTCGACGAGGGCGACGAAACTCGACGGGGACCGGCCTTAGACCACAACATGCCGACATTCTATTTGTCGCTCGGCGACTTCGGAAACGTCGGGTTCGAGTATTGGGTTCTGGAGCGCCCAACCCGGGCCAACAAGCGACCGAGTGCCGCCTTCGTAAACCCGAGTCGGCCCATCATTCTCACGTTGAACGGACAGAACCACGCAGAGCTACCCGTGAGTATCGTCAGAAAGGAAGCGGAGTTCCACTTCCTTTCACAGCGGCTCATTGTGCACATCGACTGCGACTCCCTCACGCCGACCGCAAAGCGCGCGCTTTTTGCGTCAAGCCGAGAGGACGCTCGGCGTGGTCTTGTCTTACAGCTTATTCATGACGAGCTCGTCCGTATTCTCAAATCCGACGACGAACTCGTACGGCTTAATAATGAAGCGCGGGAACAGGGGATGCGGGAGCGGGACGAAACGGCGGTTCAAGAGATGCGTCGAGAGGTCGCACACCTCCTTCATTTGCAGGGGATCGAGATCGACCACGCGACTGGCGCCCGTGTGGGCGGCGACCGACCGTCTCCTGATTACCCAACGCGCCCCAGAGGCCCGCGGCGGCAGCTCCAACCGATCGAAGTGCACGAGCCTCCGACCTACATCCGGATCGTCTGGGAGGAAGGGGAGCCGATCGATTTCTACCCAAGCCAAAGGCGATACGTCCGGCTCGAAACAGACGCAAACAGTAACTACTACGATCCAGACAACCCCACGAACTCGCGCATCAACATCATCATTGTGCAGGGACCAGTGATGCTGAAGGGCTCGACCCCTCTCCGGGGCGGTCGCATGCGCGCGATTCTCGAACTTCCAGACGACACGCCCGTCGGCGCTACCGGGACGCTGCGAGTTGAACTAAGCCGTCTAGGCCTTCCCACGCTCTCCGACCAGCGAGGAGTCGTCGTGCGCGAAGCACCTCCATCCCGCCCAGGACGCCAGCCGCTCAGCCTACCCCCGTTCGACCCGCGCCCTGTCCAACCCGATGACGAGCAGTGGGCGACACTTGGCTGGCCGGACGACGTGGCCGAGGTTGCGTCCTCAGCCGTAATGGAAAACGGCACTCTTGTTATTTACTACTCCACGGCGTATCCGAAGTATGCTAGTCAGGTCACCCGGTACGAACAGCGCGATCCCTCTGTCGCAGAGTCGTTTAAGAAGCGTTACGAGATCTGGCTTGTGACGCACTCCCTTCTTTATCACCGTGATCAGGAAGAAGTGGCCGCGCAACATCCCACTAGCGAGGAGGTAGACACCGACCTAGCAGAGGAGCGTGAGCGACAAGAGCGCTTACGTATGGCGACGCTGGCGGCGCTTTTCGCGGCTCGCGAGGTAGAACTCGCTGCTATGTCGCAGAGCGCGGGTGAGACTTACGACTCATAGGAGCGCCGATGAACACACCTCGCCAAAGGGATGCGGCTGACGATCAACTTCGCAGCCTAAAGGCCGATGCTGTTCGCCTGTGGTCCAGTAACCGCACGCTTTGTGTTTCCAATTTGTAGGCAATGGGAGATCAGACATGAAGGAACACTATACGGCGGTCATCAAACAGAGTGGTCGGTGGTGGATCGGATGGATTGAAGAGGTCCCAGGTGTGAACTGCCAAGAGTCCACAAAGGAGAAGTTGATCGAGAGCCTTCGAGTGACGCTTCGAGAAGCATTGGAGTTCAATCGCCGTGAGGCGTTGGAGGCAGCAGGCGACAGCTTCAAAGAAGAGCTGATCACCATATGAAGCGTACGGAGTTGCTCCGGCATCTCCGCGCTCACGGCTGCCAGTTTCTCCGCGAAGGCGCGCGGCACTCGTGGTGGCACAACCCGAATCTGGACAAGCGATCGGCGGTGCCACGGCACCGCGAGATCGACGCCGACTTGACTCGGAAGATCTGTAAGGACCTTGGTATTCCTCCTGCGAAATGATACCTATCACGCACTGATCGGACCAGCAGGAACCGGCCCCTCGACTGTTAAACGGCCAAAAGCCGTAGGCGTCTGTTCGGTGCCCAGTGTGATACACTTGGGGGCAGGAACCGTGTTGACGCCGTACCATCCGGTTCACGGGAGGATTTGTAATGCGCGAATTCGATCGGATTACCTTCGACCCGAGTGTGATGGGGGGGCGAGCCTGCATTCGAGGCATGCGGGTGACGGTGTCTCTGGTTATCAATCTTGTGGCCAATGGGATGACGCAGGACGAGATCCTGAAGGCCTATCCGTATCTGGAACCAGAAGACATCCGTCAGGCGCTACAGTATGTCGCCTAGTTGGCAGAAGAGGCGGTGTATCCGACTGAGCCAGCGTCAGCATGAAATTCCTCGCCGATATGGGGATTTCCCCTGAGACGGTGACATTCTTCAACTTTATCCGCTACTTCTACAAGCCGTAACCGCTGCGCACTCTAGAGAGATCCGCGCCGACATCCTGGCGCTGGAGAAAGAAACCGAGGGGTTGCTCGACGAGATCGTCGGTAAAGGGCTTGGTCGCCTCCTAATTAAAGTTTACCTTTTACAAGGGTGCCGGGTTATGCCATATTAAAGGTTGCCTTTACTGTGTGTATGCCAACAGGCCTTGTTAAAGGAACGCCGAACTATGGACAGCCCCGGAACCCCATCCATAACCAGCACCAGAGCAGGGCAATACCTCAGACAACCGAACGGATACCGGGCCTTCATCCCCGAACCGCTGCCACCCGATCCGCCTATTCAGATCAGCGGTGATCTGCAAGGGCTACTATCACAGGCGGATCGGGCGCTCGGGCGACTGGACGGATCGATTCATACGCTGCCGCATCCCGATCTGTTCGTGTATATGTACGTCCGAAAAGAGGCAGTGCTGTCGAGTCAGATCGAAGGCACGCAGAGTTCGTTGCAGGATGTGCTGGCGGCAGAAGCCGGGATGCTTGCGCCTGATCGCCCGCAGGACGTCGCTGAGGTTGTGAGCTACGTCGGTGCCATGAATTACGGGTTGGCTCGGCTGGCGGAGTTGCCGGTCTGCGTCCGGCTGATCCGGGAGATCCATGGGGAGCTATTGAAGGGCGTTCGCGGATCGCATCTGACGCCGGGCGATCTCCGCGCGAGCCAGAACTGGATCGAGCCGGCCGGCTGCACACTGAACGAAGCCATCTTCGTTCCGCCTCCGCCTCACGAAGTTCCCAAGGTCCTGGCCGATCTCGAACGATTCCTGCATAC
It encodes:
- a CDS encoding cell filamentation protein Fic, with protein sequence MDSPGTPSITSTRAGQYLRQPNGYRAFIPEPLPPDPPIQISGDLQGLLSQADRALGRLDGSIHTLPHPDLFVYMYVRKEAVLSSQIEGTQSSLQDVLAAEAGMLAPDRPQDVAEVVSYVGAMNYGLARLAELPVCVRLIREIHGELLKGVRGSHLTPGDLRASQNWIEPAGCTLNEAIFVPPPPHEVPKVLADLERFLHTDTSVPLLVKIGLAHAQFETIHPFLDGNGRIGRLLITFLLCEQKVLLKPVLYLSYYFKRQRQAYYDHLQAVRDAGTWEAWLAFFLRGIIEVSGQATETARRILSLREEHRRAITDSLGRAAGNGHRVLEHLYQHPIVSVNEVQQLTGTTYPAANDLVAKLVNSGILREFTGKARNRRFIYQSYVDLFWDRESEANA
- a CDS encoding addiction module toxin, HicA family, producing the protein MKRTELLRHLRAHGCQFLREGARHSWWHNPNLDKRSAVPRHREIDADLTRKICKDLGIPPAK